The Pseudomonas baetica genome includes a region encoding these proteins:
- a CDS encoding ABC transporter ATP-binding protein — MAEIRLQHLAHSYSKTPGGAEDYAIREMDHVWEQGGAYALLGPSGCGKSTLLNIISGLLSPSQGHVLFDGKAVNDLSPEKRNIAQVFQFPVVYDTMTVFDNLAFPLRNQGMAEAKVHSKVQEIAEVLDLQNLLSKKARNLTADEKQKVSMGRGLVRDDVSAILFDEPLTVIDPHLKWKLRRKLKQIHEQFNITMVYVTHDQLEASTFADKIAVMYGGQIVQFGTPRELFERPSHTFVGYFIGSPGMNLIEVQPQPGGVGFASTHLPLSDAMQRYIEHGQWKNLKVGIRPEFIHVWDEPFDDAMQARVVHVEDLGTYKIMTLDLDGAPLKVRLAEDKPVPQGTAYISFPAQWLMVYADEFLLEADEEVQP; from the coding sequence ATGGCCGAAATCCGTTTGCAACACCTCGCCCACAGCTACAGCAAAACCCCCGGCGGCGCGGAGGATTATGCGATCCGCGAAATGGATCACGTCTGGGAACAGGGCGGCGCCTATGCCTTGCTTGGACCTTCGGGTTGCGGCAAGTCGACCTTGCTCAACATCATTTCCGGCCTGCTCAGCCCCTCGCAGGGTCATGTGTTGTTCGACGGCAAAGCGGTCAACGACCTCTCGCCGGAGAAGCGCAACATCGCTCAGGTTTTCCAGTTTCCGGTGGTGTACGACACCATGACCGTGTTCGATAACCTCGCGTTTCCCCTGCGCAATCAGGGCATGGCCGAGGCGAAAGTACACAGCAAGGTGCAGGAAATTGCCGAGGTCCTCGACCTGCAAAACCTGCTGAGCAAAAAGGCCCGCAACCTCACCGCCGACGAGAAACAGAAAGTCTCCATGGGTCGTGGTCTGGTGCGTGACGATGTCTCGGCAATCCTTTTCGATGAACCGCTGACGGTGATCGATCCGCACCTGAAGTGGAAACTGCGGCGCAAGCTCAAGCAGATCCACGAGCAGTTCAACATCACCATGGTCTACGTCACCCACGATCAGCTGGAGGCCTCGACCTTCGCCGACAAGATCGCGGTGATGTACGGCGGCCAGATCGTTCAGTTCGGCACCCCACGGGAATTGTTTGAGCGGCCGAGCCACACCTTTGTCGGCTACTTCATCGGCAGCCCCGGCATGAACCTGATCGAAGTGCAGCCGCAGCCCGGCGGCGTCGGTTTCGCCTCGACCCACCTGCCGTTGTCCGACGCCATGCAGCGGTATATCGAACACGGCCAGTGGAAAAATCTGAAGGTCGGTATCCGCCCCGAGTTTATTCACGTGTGGGACGAGCCGTTTGACGACGCGATGCAGGCCAGGGTCGTACACGTCGAAGACCTCGGCACCTACAAGATCATGACCCTCGACCTCGATGGCGCGCCGCTGAAAGTGCGTCTGGCGGAAGACAAACCGGTGCCGCAGGGCACCGCTTACATCAGTTTTCCGGCGCAGTGGCTGATGGTCTATGCCGATGAGTTTCTGCTCGAAGCCGACGAAGAGGTGCAGCCATGA
- a CDS encoding carbohydrate ABC transporter permease: MNKVQNNKAWWLVLPVFLLVAFSAVIPMMTVVNYSVQDIFDQSSRYFVGADWYKQVLLDPRLHDSLLRQFIYSACVLLIEIPLGIAVALTMPTKGRWSSLVLIILAIPLLIPWNVVGTIWQIFGRADIGLLGSSLNAMGISYNYAANTMDAWVTVLVMDVWHWTSLVALLCFSGLRAIPDVYYQAARIDRASAWAVFRHIQLPKLKSVLLIAVMLRFMDSFMIYTEPFVLTGGGPGNATTFLSQTLTQMAVGQFDLGPAAAFSLVYFLIILLVSWLFYTAMTHSDANR; encoded by the coding sequence ATGAACAAGGTGCAGAACAACAAGGCCTGGTGGCTGGTGTTGCCGGTGTTCCTGCTGGTGGCGTTCAGTGCGGTGATCCCGATGATGACCGTGGTCAACTATTCGGTGCAGGACATCTTCGACCAGTCCAGCCGTTATTTCGTCGGTGCCGACTGGTACAAGCAAGTGCTGCTCGATCCGCGTTTGCACGACTCGCTACTACGGCAGTTCATCTACTCGGCCTGCGTCTTGTTGATCGAAATCCCGCTGGGCATCGCCGTCGCCCTGACCATGCCGACCAAGGGCCGCTGGTCGTCACTGGTACTGATCATTCTGGCGATTCCGCTGCTGATTCCGTGGAACGTGGTTGGCACCATTTGGCAGATCTTTGGCCGCGCTGACATCGGCCTGCTCGGTTCCAGTCTTAATGCCATGGGCATCAGCTACAACTATGCGGCCAACACCATGGACGCCTGGGTCACGGTGCTGGTGATGGACGTCTGGCACTGGACTTCATTGGTGGCGCTGCTGTGCTTCTCCGGGCTACGGGCGATTCCCGACGTGTATTACCAGGCCGCGCGAATTGATCGGGCTTCGGCCTGGGCGGTGTTCCGCCACATTCAGTTGCCCAAGTTGAAGAGCGTGCTGCTGATCGCGGTGATGCTGCGCTTCATGGACAGTTTCATGATCTACACCGAGCCGTTCGTGCTCACCGGCGGCGGGCCGGGTAACGCCACGACCTTCTTGAGTCAGACGTTGACGCAAATGGCCGTAGGCCAATTCGATCTCGGTCCGGCAGCGGCTTTCTCGCTGGTGTACTTCCTGATCATCCTGTTGGTGTCCTGGCTGTTCTACACCGCCATGACGCACTCCGACGCCAACCGCTGA
- a CDS encoding carbohydrate ABC transporter permease, whose amino-acid sequence MSKRKLIPLLVYILFLLVPIYWLLNMSFKSNTEILGGLTLFPQDFTLANYKVIFTDPSWYTGYLNSLYYVSLNTVISLSVALPAAYAFSRYRFLGDKHLFFWLLTNRMAPPAVFLLPFFQLYSSIGLFDTHIAVALAHCLFNVPLAVWILEGFMSGVPKEIDETAYIDGYSFPKFFVKIFIPLIRSGIGVTAFFCFMFSWVELLLARTLTSVNAKPIAAVMTRTVSASGIDWGVLAAAGVLTILPGMLVIWFVRNHVAKGFALGRV is encoded by the coding sequence ATGAGCAAAAGAAAGCTGATTCCGTTGCTGGTCTACATCTTGTTCCTGCTGGTGCCGATCTACTGGCTGCTGAACATGTCCTTCAAGAGCAACACCGAAATCCTCGGAGGCCTGACGCTTTTCCCACAGGATTTCACGCTGGCGAACTACAAGGTGATCTTCACCGATCCCAGTTGGTACACCGGTTATCTGAACTCGCTGTATTACGTCAGCCTGAACACGGTGATTTCCCTGAGTGTGGCGTTGCCGGCAGCCTATGCGTTTTCCCGCTATCGTTTTCTCGGCGACAAGCACTTGTTCTTCTGGCTGCTAACCAATCGCATGGCGCCGCCGGCGGTGTTTTTGCTGCCGTTTTTCCAGCTGTATTCGTCGATTGGCCTGTTCGACACGCACATCGCCGTGGCACTGGCGCACTGCCTGTTCAACGTGCCGTTGGCGGTGTGGATTCTGGAAGGCTTCATGTCGGGTGTGCCGAAGGAAATCGACGAAACCGCCTACATTGATGGCTACAGTTTTCCCAAGTTCTTCGTGAAGATTTTCATCCCGTTGATCCGCTCCGGGATCGGCGTCACGGCGTTTTTCTGCTTCATGTTTTCCTGGGTCGAGCTGCTGCTGGCGCGCACGCTGACCTCGGTCAACGCCAAGCCGATCGCGGCGGTGATGACGCGCACGGTCTCGGCTTCGGGTATCGACTGGGGCGTGCTGGCGGCGGCGGGGGTGTTGACCATTCTGCCGGGCATGCTGGTGATCTGGTTTGTTCGCAATCACGTGGCCAAGGGCTTTGCCCTCGGTCGGGTCTGA
- a CDS encoding DUF2160 domain-containing protein: protein MEWMSWTTPTAAFFIVIGLILAGMTTWELRSPSILRRGFLPIATTRGDRLFIGLLGSAYLHLLVIGATDWSIWVASALSLVWLLAVMRWG from the coding sequence ATGGAATGGATGAGTTGGACGACACCTACAGCCGCATTCTTTATCGTCATCGGCCTGATTCTGGCGGGTATGACCACGTGGGAATTGCGCTCGCCGAGCATTCTGCGGCGAGGTTTTCTGCCGATTGCCACCACCCGTGGCGATCGCTTGTTTATCGGTCTTCTCGGCAGCGCCTACCTGCATTTGCTGGTCATCGGCGCCACCGACTGGAGCATCTGGGTCGCGTCCGCGTTGTCCCTGGTGTGGCTGTTGGCTGTGATGCGTTGGGGCTAG
- a CDS encoding ABC transporter substrate-binding protein has protein sequence MFDKNNKLRHSISLAAMLALSGLSASAWADAYEDAAKKWIGSEFKPSTLTAEQQLEELKWFIKAAEPFRGMNIKVVSETLTTHEYESKVLAKAFTEITGIKLTHDLLQEGDVVEKMQTVMQSDKNIYDGWVNDSDLIGTHFRYGKTESITDLMANEGKNFTSPTLDLKDFIGISFTTAPDGKIYQLPDQQFANLYWFRADWFERADLKAKFKEKYGYELGVPVNWSAYEDIAKFFSEDVKEIDGKRVYGHMDYGKKDPSLGWRFTDAWFSMAGGGDKGLPNGLPVDEWGIRVEDCHPVGSSVTRGGDTNGPAAVFATTKYVDWLKAYAPPEAAGMTFSESGPVPSQGNIAQQIFWYTAFTADMTKPGLPVVNADGTPKWRMAPSPKGPYWEEGMKLGYQDVGSWTFMKSTPEKQKLAAWLYAQFVTSKTVSLKKTIVGLTPIRESDINSQAMTDLAPKLGGLVEFYRSPARVQWSPTGTNVPDYPRLAQLWWSHIAEAASGEKTPQQALDGLAKDQDAIMTRLERSKAQATCAPKMNPERDAQYWFDQPGAPKPKLANEKPKGETVSYNELLKSWADARK, from the coding sequence ATGTTCGACAAAAACAATAAGCTGCGACATAGCATTTCATTGGCAGCCATGCTGGCACTCAGTGGTTTGAGCGCATCTGCCTGGGCCGATGCCTACGAAGACGCCGCGAAAAAGTGGATCGGCAGCGAATTCAAACCGTCGACCCTGACGGCCGAACAGCAGCTGGAAGAATTGAAGTGGTTCATCAAGGCGGCCGAGCCGTTTCGCGGCATGAACATCAAGGTGGTTTCGGAAACCCTGACCACCCATGAATATGAGTCCAAGGTGCTGGCCAAGGCCTTCACTGAAATCACCGGGATCAAGCTCACCCACGACCTGCTGCAAGAAGGCGACGTGGTGGAAAAAATGCAGACGGTGATGCAGTCCGACAAGAATATCTACGACGGCTGGGTCAACGACTCGGACCTGATCGGCACGCACTTTCGCTATGGCAAGACCGAATCGATCACCGACCTGATGGCTAACGAAGGCAAGAACTTCACCTCGCCGACCCTCGATCTCAAGGACTTCATCGGCATCTCGTTTACCACGGCGCCGGACGGCAAAATCTACCAACTGCCCGACCAGCAATTCGCCAACCTTTACTGGTTCCGTGCCGACTGGTTCGAACGGGCGGATCTGAAAGCCAAGTTCAAGGAAAAGTACGGCTATGAATTGGGCGTACCGGTGAACTGGTCAGCCTATGAAGACATCGCCAAATTCTTCAGCGAAGACGTCAAGGAAATCGACGGCAAACGTGTTTACGGGCACATGGACTACGGCAAGAAAGACCCGTCGCTGGGCTGGCGCTTCACCGATGCCTGGTTCTCCATGGCCGGTGGCGGCGACAAAGGCCTGCCCAACGGTCTGCCGGTGGACGAGTGGGGGATTCGCGTCGAGGACTGCCATCCGGTCGGTTCCAGCGTGACCCGCGGCGGCGACACCAACGGTCCGGCGGCAGTGTTTGCCACCACCAAATACGTCGATTGGCTCAAGGCCTACGCGCCACCGGAAGCGGCGGGCATGACCTTCTCCGAGTCGGGGCCGGTGCCATCCCAAGGCAACATCGCCCAACAGATTTTCTGGTACACCGCGTTCACCGCCGACATGACCAAACCCGGCCTGCCGGTGGTCAACGCCGACGGCACGCCGAAATGGCGCATGGCGCCGTCGCCTAAAGGGCCGTATTGGGAAGAGGGCATGAAGCTCGGTTATCAGGATGTGGGGTCGTGGACGTTCATGAAATCCACGCCTGAGAAACAGAAACTCGCGGCGTGGCTGTACGCGCAGTTTGTGACCTCGAAAACTGTTTCGCTGAAAAAAACCATTGTCGGTCTGACACCGATTCGCGAGTCGGACATCAACTCGCAGGCCATGACCGATCTGGCGCCGAAACTCGGTGGTCTGGTCGAGTTCTACCGCAGCCCGGCCCGCGTGCAATGGTCACCTACCGGCACCAACGTGCCGGACTACCCGCGTCTGGCGCAATTGTGGTGGAGCCATATCGCGGAAGCAGCGAGCGGCGAGAAAACTCCACAGCAGGCGCTGGATGGCTTGGCGAAAGATCAGGACGCGATCATGACGCGTCTGGAACGCTCCAAGGCCCAAGCCACTTGCGCACCAAAAATGAACCCGGAGCGGGATGCTCAGTACTGGTTTGATCAACCGGGCGCACCGAAACCGAAACTGGCGAATGAGAAGCCGAAGGGTGAGACGGTGAGCTACAACGAACTGCTGAAATCGTGGGCGGATGCGCGTAAGTAA
- a CDS encoding type II toxin-antitoxin system VapC family toxin: MRLLLDTHILLWTLSDDARLSGKARKLIENAAEIYISAATFWEMAIKVGLGKLNVDLEEVRQYCLDSGFIELPVTAEHAIAVKDLEHHHRDPFDRIIVATAMTEPMKLLTADPLVARYTDLAVLV; this comes from the coding sequence ATGAGGCTTCTGCTCGACACGCACATTTTGCTCTGGACGCTCAGTGATGACGCCAGACTGTCCGGCAAAGCCAGAAAATTGATTGAGAACGCCGCCGAAATCTACATCAGCGCCGCCACCTTCTGGGAAATGGCGATCAAGGTCGGGCTCGGCAAGCTGAATGTTGATCTGGAAGAAGTCCGCCAATATTGTCTCGACAGTGGCTTTATCGAACTGCCAGTGACTGCAGAGCACGCCATCGCCGTTAAGGATCTTGAGCACCATCACCGTGATCCGTTTGACCGCATTATCGTGGCCACAGCAATGACCGAACCGATGAAGTTGCTCACAGCTGATCCTTTGGTTGCTCGGTACACCGATCTGGCTGTTTTAGTCTAA
- a CDS encoding type II toxin-antitoxin system Phd/YefM family antitoxin, translating to MNRDIVCEWAEEVYGLAALKYSGYICPEYRGELMIIVPLAEAKNNLSKLVDDAAAGQVITIAKHGRAMARLVPVGKPSAQRIGAMKGKLVLPDDFDSPLPDDMLDAFEGTQV from the coding sequence ATGAACAGGGATATCGTTTGCGAATGGGCTGAAGAAGTCTATGGTTTGGCAGCGTTGAAATATTCTGGCTATATTTGTCCAGAATACAGGGGTGAGCTGATGATCATCGTTCCGCTGGCTGAAGCCAAAAACAATTTATCCAAACTCGTCGATGATGCCGCTGCTGGCCAAGTCATCACGATTGCCAAGCATGGGCGGGCGATGGCCCGCCTCGTTCCCGTAGGAAAACCCAGCGCTCAGCGTATTGGCGCAATGAAAGGCAAACTGGTGTTGCCCGACGATTTCGACTCACCATTGCCCGATGACATGCTTGATGCATTTGAGGGCACTCAAGTATGA
- a CDS encoding heavy metal sensor histidine kinase: MKPASLSMRLGLTVSILGALLVVFLAILAYFALTHELNALSRDSLEKKMQQVEHSLSLYVDANEISGKPHILLDQVMGHDNLTLTIYDRLNQRSPLLKSGSGLADPRVELKAVRATTDQLAYSDSTDTDGKKFLTASKLIRLKDGNSVPVLLSVDNAHDEALLSAYLRSTLIALPLLLVFIGLTAWGAVQRGLAPMREFRKVAAMVSTQDLDHRLSVVNMPQELSELAHGINFMLHRLDAGVQQLSQFSDDLAHELRTPINNLMGKAQVTLSRERSVEEYKDVLVSCTEELERVARIVSDMLFLAQVSHPSALAPFESVALKVEVTKVAEMFSLSAQDKGIHLNVVGSATVLGDRLMIQRAISNLLSNALRHCPNGKTVTLLIEQGATHTSLLVSNPGAGIEAAHLPYLFDRFYRVDSSRSRSQGSTGLGLAIVRSIMSLHQGVAEVKSLPGVMTVFRLGFPTTESSV, translated from the coding sequence ATGAAGCCCGCCAGCCTGTCGATGCGCCTGGGTTTGACGGTGAGTATTCTCGGTGCGCTGCTGGTGGTGTTTCTGGCGATCCTCGCTTATTTCGCCCTGACCCATGAACTGAATGCGCTTTCCAGAGACAGCCTTGAAAAGAAAATGCAACAGGTCGAACACAGCCTGTCGCTGTACGTCGACGCCAACGAAATCAGCGGTAAACCACATATTTTGCTCGATCAGGTAATGGGCCACGACAACCTCACGCTGACCATTTACGACCGCCTCAATCAACGCTCGCCGCTGCTCAAATCCGGCTCTGGCCTGGCCGATCCACGGGTTGAATTGAAGGCGGTTCGCGCGACCACAGATCAGTTGGCCTACAGCGACAGCACCGACACTGACGGGAAGAAATTCCTCACCGCCTCCAAACTGATTCGCCTCAAGGACGGCAACAGCGTGCCAGTGCTGTTGTCGGTGGATAACGCCCACGATGAGGCGTTGCTCAGCGCCTACTTGCGCTCGACGCTGATTGCCTTGCCGCTGTTGCTGGTGTTCATCGGCCTCACGGCGTGGGGCGCGGTGCAACGCGGATTGGCGCCGATGCGCGAATTTCGCAAAGTCGCGGCGATGGTCTCGACCCAAGATCTGGATCATCGACTGTCAGTGGTGAACATGCCGCAGGAGCTGAGCGAACTGGCGCACGGCATCAACTTCATGCTGCATCGGCTGGATGCCGGGGTGCAGCAGTTGTCGCAGTTTTCTGATGATCTGGCCCATGAGTTACGCACGCCGATCAATAACCTGATGGGCAAGGCGCAGGTGACCTTGTCCCGCGAGCGCTCGGTGGAGGAATACAAGGATGTGCTGGTGTCATGCACCGAAGAACTGGAACGTGTAGCGCGGATAGTGTCGGACATGTTGTTTCTGGCGCAGGTGAGTCATCCGTCGGCGCTGGCGCCGTTTGAATCGGTGGCGCTGAAGGTTGAAGTGACGAAAGTGGCGGAGATGTTTTCGTTGTCGGCGCAGGATAAGGGCATTCATTTGAACGTGGTCGGGAGCGCGACGGTGCTGGGTGATCGGCTGATGATTCAGCGGGCGATTTCCAATTTGTTGTCGAATGCTTTGCGGCACTGCCCCAACGGGAAAACCGTCACGTTGTTGATAGAACAAGGGGCGACGCACACGTCGTTGCTAGTGAGCAATCCCGGCGCCGGGATCGAAGCGGCGCACTTGCCGTATCTGTTTGACCGCTTCTACCGCGTTGATAGCAGTCGCTCAAGATCGCAGGGCAGCACCGGATTGGGGTTGGCGATCGTGCGCTCGATCATGAGCCTGCATCAGGGCGTGGCGGAAGTTAAGAGTTTGCCGGGGGTAATGACTGTGTTCCGCCTGGGCTTCCCCACCACCGAATCATCCGTGTAG
- a CDS encoding heavy metal response regulator transcription factor → MRILVIEDELKAAEYLHQGLTESGYIVDRAATGADGLHLAQQQVYDLIILDVNLPELDGWGVLEQLRRTHSTRVMMLTARGRLADKIRGLDLGADDYLVKPFEFPELLARVRTLMRRSENIPVPQVLKVADLELDPGRHRAFRGAQRIDLTTKEFALLHLLMRQSGEVLTRTQIISLVWDMNFDCDTNVVEVSIRRLRAKIDEPFDNKLIHTLRGVGYVLEARE, encoded by the coding sequence ATGCGAATCCTTGTGATCGAGGACGAGCTTAAAGCTGCCGAATACTTGCATCAGGGTTTGACCGAAAGTGGTTATATCGTCGACCGCGCCGCCACTGGCGCCGACGGCCTGCATCTGGCGCAACAACAGGTTTATGACCTGATCATTCTCGACGTCAATCTGCCGGAACTCGACGGCTGGGGCGTGCTGGAGCAACTGCGCCGCACTCACTCCACGCGAGTGATGATGCTCACCGCGCGCGGACGTCTGGCCGACAAGATTCGCGGCCTCGATCTGGGCGCCGATGACTATCTGGTCAAACCGTTCGAGTTCCCCGAACTGCTGGCGCGGGTGCGCACATTGATGCGCCGCAGCGAAAACATCCCGGTACCGCAAGTGCTGAAAGTCGCCGATCTGGAACTCGACCCGGGCCGTCATCGCGCGTTTCGCGGCGCGCAGCGCATCGACCTGACCACCAAGGAATTCGCCCTGCTGCATCTGCTGATGCGCCAGTCCGGCGAAGTGCTGACCCGCACGCAGATCATTTCGCTGGTATGGGACATGAATTTCGACTGCGACACCAACGTGGTCGAGGTGTCGATCCGCCGGTTACGGGCGAAGATCGATGAGCCGTTCGACAATAAGTTGATTCACACCCTGCGCGGTGTCGGCTACGTGCTGGAGGCGCGCGAATGA